A segment of the Candidatus Paceibacterota bacterium genome:
TCATTGCTACAGCGCACCCGCTGGACGGGGAATGGCGCCATTACAGTGATCGCACCACTGGTTTTGGCTGGCGGATGGTATGTTAATGGGGTCCGGCTACGGTGTGTATCCCATGGGGAGCGCTCCCCATGGGATACACACCGTAGCACTAACGTGCCGCCACCGTAACCCCAAGCCGGAGGTGTCGGTGGCAGAGAGGGCTGGATAGGGCAGGCAGGCAGCCTCACTGTCCTAAAATTGGACAGTGCGCGGTTTTGGAGGTTGGGCGGACCATCCAGACTGTGCGGATGGAAGCCACCGTTGGCACTTTCCGGAAATCCGTGATGAACCCTAATTCAGAGGTACTCCACGGCGGATGTAGGTGGGCACGTCGAGGTCTTCGCCTTTGTGGATTGTTGGCTCGCTCTTGTCAAATCGCCCCTTGGATACAATTTCAAGCGGCAACTGGCCCTGCCGCATTTTCGGCGAAGTCCTGTGTTGCGGCGCGCCAGCCCTGTTCTGCCGTGTCAGGAGTTGCTGGATCTGGTCCGGGGACAGGGCAGGGGGGGGCGGCCCAAATCTCGAGCTGGACCGCCGGCCGCGGGAAGGTGGCAGCAATTGCTGCCCAAGTTCTTCATGGCCACCTGCGCGCCCGCTATTGTCCGGCACGATAGGCTCCGCGCTCGCGCGCGCTGCGATGAGGGTTACCGCCAGGCGCTCGCTGAACGCGTCGTCAATGGCGGCACCCATGATCACCTGCGCGTGCTCGCAATGCCGGTTGACCAGCTCCATCACCCGGTTGACTTCGGCCATGGTCAGGTCTGGTCCGCCGAGCAGACTCACCAGCACAGCCTCGGATTCCGCAAGCATGTGGCCGCCATCGAACATCGGGTGCGCCAGCAATTTGTCCATCACCTCGCGGGACCGCGTCGGCCCCGCGGCCTCGGCCACGGCGAAGGCGCTCTCGGTGTGCCGATCCTGGATGAGTGCGGCCAGGTCACTGAAATGAATTTCGATCAGTCCCCTGTATAGCAGCAGGCGCCAGATGCCGCGCACGCCAGCGGCGAGGAATTCGTTGGTGATTTGGAAGGTCTCCCGCACGCTGGTGTTCTCGTCAATCATCTTGAACATCTGCTGGTTGGGGAGGCAGATCGCGCCGTCCGCCGCGGATTTGAGCCCCGCCAATCCGTGCTCCGCCAACCGCTGCCGGCGGCTGCCTTCGCACTGGAAGGGCATCGTGACAAATCCCAGCACCAGGGCGCCTGCTTCCTTGCCTGCCTGTGCCAGTACCGGGCCGATACCCGTGCCCGCGCCGCCGCCCAAACCGGCCAGAACCAGAACTACGTCAGCCCCTTCGCAAAGCGACTTGAGCTTCGGCAACTGCTCCTGAGCCAGCGCTTGGGCCCGCTCAGGGTCGCCGCCGCTGCCCAGCCCGCGCAAGAGCTGCGTTTCCAGATGAATCTTGTCTGCGGCGGCTGACGTTTCAAGCGACTGGGCATCAGTGTCCACAGCCACGAAAGCCACCCTCGACGGGGCGTCTTTGAGCAGCAACTCCATTACCGCGATGCCCGCACCGCCGAGGCCAAAAACTTTGACGGAGGCGGTCTTCCTGGCGGGTTCTCCTGCCAGGTTGTTCTGTGCGTTGGTAATCATGGGAATCCTGTAAAGGGTCAAGCCCGGCGGAATATCTGGCCCAGGGTGCTCTTGATGCCGTCTGTCAGGGACGATTTGGCGGCCCGCTTCCGTTGTTGAAATGAGCCGAATTTCACCAGTCCAATGGCTGCCGCGAACTCCGGCTGATCAAGGGCCGATTTCAGGCCGCTGATCGAATTGGTCTTGCCGAGAGACACCGGCATCTGGAGGACTTGCTCCGCCAGCCTGGCGATTTGCGGGATGTGCGCTCCACCCCCGCAAAGAAATACTCCCCCGCGCAGGTAGTCCAGCGCCCCAGCCTGCTCCAGGTCCTGCCCAATGAGCTGGAAAATCTCCTCCAGCCGCAGCGACATGATGCGGTGAAGATGTTCGATGTTGATCGTTTTGAGGGCCAGGCCGTGCTCGTTGGCAATGGTGTACGTTTGGCCCTTGTCGGCTTCGTCGAGGAAGCTGGAACCGCGATCGAGCTTGAGCTGCTCAGCCCGGCTAAGCGGCACCTTCAGACCATAGGCCAGGTCGTTCGACACATGATCGCCGCCGACTGCCAGCACGCCGGTGTGTTTGATGATGCCGTTAGCGTAGACCACGTATTCGGTCGTTCCGCCGCCGATGTCAATCACCAGCGAGCCGAGTTCTTTCTGTTCGTTGGTCAGCAGCGCCAGCGAGGAGGCCAGACCGTTGAATACGATGTCATCCACCTCCAGTTGCAGTCCTTTGACGGTTCGGATGGCATTCTGGAGCCGGTTGAGGTTCCCGTGCACGACATGCACGTCAACCTCAATACGCGAGCCCAACATTCCCACCGGATTGGTGATGCCGTCCTGCCCGTCCACCAGAAAGTGCTGGCGGATGGCATGGATCACGTGGTTCTGGGCGGGCAGGTTGATTGTCTTGGCGTTTTTGATCACGTCTTGCACGTCCTCATCGGTAATCTCGCGGTCAGAAGACACAACCGGATGAACACCGCGATTGTTGAAGCCGCGCAGGTGACTGCCTGTCACTCCGAGATAAACACTGCGAATTTCGGCATCAGCCATCTGCTCCGCTTCAACAATCGCCTGGCGCACATCCTCCTCGGCCAGCGGCGCGTCGGCGATTTCGCCTTTGCGCACACCTCGGGAGCGTGCCTGGCCGAGCCCGACAATATTGAGCGCGCCATCCACGCCGAGTTCGCCGACCACAGCACAGACCTTGGACGTGCCAATCTCCAATCCGACAATGATTGATGAGGCGTTAAACATGTTTCTTCCTGGAACGCGAGGGTTTGGCCGGCTTCGGGGCTGCAGGCAGGACCGTGCTGGCCTCCAGCCATCGAACCGGGATGTTGTTGGTGACCGCCAGATCGAGCGTGGCAATCGCATTACTCGTCTGCTGTCCCAACTCGAAAATTGTGTGCCAACGCCGCAGTTGGCGGTCCAGTTGATGGCCCACATCGTTTAAACCAAGAGTGATCACGCTCCCTTGCTCGGTTGTCACTACCAACACCTCCCGCGAAGATACGTCTATACGCCGTAGGTTCACCAAGCCGGCCATCGGCGATTGGTCGAAAGCCAGAATCAGGCGCAGAGCAGCCTGAACTGGCGGGGAGGTGATGCGCCGACCGGGCTGCAATTCGCTGGCGCTGACGCCAGCCACCACTGGCAGCGTATTGCTCGGTTGGTTGGATGCAGTCTCAAGCTGGCGTGGGTCCAGCGGCATGATCACCCATCCCTCTGCGTCCAGATGATAGATCGCTACCCCCACGCCGCCTGCCGGATTCGGACGAGGAATGTTGACTTGCGCAATGGGTTCGCGTTCTTCGACGCAGATGCGCAAAGTGCGTGGCAGAATGCGCTCGACGGACGCGGAGTGAACCAGCGGGACCATTTCCAAGTCCCGCCTCACGCGCGCCAAGTCGAGCTCCAGCAAGTTCTCTCCAGGTTTGACTCCTGCCCAGCGGCGCAATTGGTCCACCGCGATAATGCCGTCGGTTTGCACCTCAATTTTCTCGATGGCAAACGACTTGTTTTCGTAGAGCAGCCGATTGAGTGCCCATTCACCGGTGCGGTAGAGCAAGTACAGGCCGAAGACAACCGTAAAGACAGTCCCCAGGCTGACTGCCGTCATGCGGGTCCGCGCGGCTCGAACTTGGCTGGAGCGCAGTTTTACATCCAGTACCTGATCGCGCCCCAAGCGCCGATTCTTTGGTTTACGTTTAAGCCACATGTATTCGTTTGAGCGCCAAGTCCACCATTCGCTGACAGAGTTCCGTGTAACTGATACCGGCCGCGGCTGCCGCCTTGGGCAGCAAACTGGTTTCGGTCATGCCCGGCAGCGTATTCACCTCTAGCATTACCGGCTCCCCGTTTGGCTGCACAATCACATCCACCCGCGAATAATCCCGGCCGCCAATTGCTTTGAAGGCCCCCATCCCCACCGCCTGAATCCGCGCGGTCATTGCCGCATCAAATGGAGCGGGGCAGAAGTACTCGGTTGTCCCAGCACTGTACTTGGTCTGATAGTCGTAAATGCCCGTCTTGGGCCGCACCTCGACCAGTGGGAGCGTTTGGTCGCCAAGGATGCCGACGGTGCATTCCCGCCCGGTGATCTTCTCTTCCATTAGAACCTGTGAGTCGTGCCGCATTGCTTCCGCCAGGGCCTTGCCCCATTCCGAGACGCGCTCGACAAATTGCAGCCCGACACTCGAGCCTTGACGTGCGGGCTTCAGCACCACGGGCGGGTCCCAACCCATCGGCCAACTTGCCGCGGGCGACTCGATTAGCATGAACCGCGCGGTCGGGACTCCGGCTGCCACGCAACGCTGCTTGGTCAGGAACTTGTCAAATCCAATCCGACTTGCCTCGGGATCACACCCGGTGTAAGCGATACCCAGTTCCTCCAGCCGACGCTGAACGGTGCCATCTTCTCCGTATGTCCCGTGGAGCGCAAGGAAGACCACATCCGTGCCCTTTGGGAGCTTCCATTTCCCGTGCTTGGGATCCACCTCGCTGACGACGTGGCCCATTGAGCGGAGCGCCTTGACCACCTCTGCCCCGGACCGCAGCGATACCTCGCGTTCAGCGCTCGGTCCGCCGAGCATCACAGTGATGTTGAGCTTCTTTCGTGCTGGTGTCATTCTCCGACAATTTCTACTTCTGTCTGCAATTCGATTCCGCGCTCCGTTCGGGCGCGCTGTTTGATGACCTCGATCAGCTCCAAGATGTCCCGTGCGGAGGCGGTGCCATCGTTTACAATAAAATTGCCGTGTTCTGCCGAGACCATCGCTCCGCCCACACGCGTTCCCTTCAGGCCCAATTCGTCAATCAGCTTGCCGGCTGGGATCGAGCCGGGGTTCTTGAAGATGCACCCGGCGCTCGGCGCGGCGGGCTGCGATTGCCATCGCTTGCGGCTGTATTCAGTCATGCGCAGTTCGATAGCCTTGCGCGAATCGGAATGGCCGCGTAACACTGCTGAGAGGGCAATATGTGTTTTCAGGGTTGAGCATTCGCGATACGTGGCCGTCAGTTCGTGTGCTGCGCGCTGGCGCACCTGCCCGTCGAGACTCATCAACCGAACCGACTCCACCACGTTGAACATTGCGCTGCCCATAGCTCCTGCGTTCATTCGCAAAGCGCCGCCGACGCTGCCCGGGATGCCTTCGAGGAACTCCATACCTGCCAGACCGTGTCGCTTGGCTTCCGCTGCGATCGCTCTCAATCTTGCGCCCGCCCCGCAGCATATGCGCTCGTCCGCCACCTCGATCTGGCTGAAATGGGTATGGGAAAGGCAGATGACCGCGCCTCGGATTCCACCATCTCTCACCAGCAGATTCGATCCGCGCCCAAGCAGAAAAACAGGCCGGCTGCTCTCTTGGCAGTAAGCTAGGACGGCCGCCAAATCCAAGTCAGTTGCTGGCTCGACGTACAAGTCTGCGCTTCCGCCGACTCTGAGCGTCGTGTGTTTGGCCAGCGGTTCGCGATTGCGAATCACGGTGGCCTTTGAGACGCGTTGTGCCAATTCGCCTGCCGCCTCCGCCCTGCTCGAAAACTCCTGGTCTGCCATGGCGCCGCGCGGCATCAGGTGCCCCTCTCCGCCGGCAGCGCCGGCTGACATGCGGCTAACGGGCTGGTTCGTGCCCGGCCGGTCTGTGACGGGTTGGAGCTCATCAAGTTAACTTGGTGATCCGGGGTCCCGCCAGCTGATTGGCGATGAGTGGAGCAACCTTGGCTTGCCTTAAATCCAACGGCAAGGAGCATGGCTGCAGCGATCTTTTC
Coding sequences within it:
- a CDS encoding cell division protein FtsZ, with the protein product MITNAQNNLAGEPARKTASVKVFGLGGAGIAVMELLLKDAPSRVAFVAVDTDAQSLETSAAADKIHLETQLLRGLGSGGDPERAQALAQEQLPKLKSLCEGADVVLVLAGLGGGAGTGIGPVLAQAGKEAGALVLGFVTMPFQCEGSRRQRLAEHGLAGLKSAADGAICLPNQQMFKMIDENTSVRETFQITNEFLAAGVRGIWRLLLYRGLIEIHFSDLAALIQDRHTESAFAVAEAAGPTRSREVMDKLLAHPMFDGGHMLAESEAVLVSLLGGPDLTMAEVNRVMELVNRHCEHAQVIMGAAIDDAFSERLAVTLIAARASAEPIVPDNSGRAGGHEELGQQLLPPSRGRRSSSRFGPPPPALSPDQIQQLLTRQNRAGAPQHRTSPKMRQGQLPLEIVSKGRFDKSEPTIHKGEDLDVPTYIRRGVPLN
- the ftsA gene encoding cell division protein FtsA, producing the protein MFNASSIIVGLEIGTSKVCAVVGELGVDGALNIVGLGQARSRGVRKGEIADAPLAEEDVRQAIVEAEQMADAEIRSVYLGVTGSHLRGFNNRGVHPVVSSDREITDEDVQDVIKNAKTINLPAQNHVIHAIRQHFLVDGQDGITNPVGMLGSRIEVDVHVVHGNLNRLQNAIRTVKGLQLEVDDIVFNGLASSLALLTNEQKELGSLVIDIGGGTTEYVVYANGIIKHTGVLAVGGDHVSNDLAYGLKVPLSRAEQLKLDRGSSFLDEADKGQTYTIANEHGLALKTINIEHLHRIMSLRLEEIFQLIGQDLEQAGALDYLRGGVFLCGGGAHIPQIARLAEQVLQMPVSLGKTNSISGLKSALDQPEFAAAIGLVKFGSFQQRKRAAKSSLTDGIKSTLGQIFRRA
- a CDS encoding FtsQ-type POTRA domain-containing protein — encoded protein: MTAVSLGTVFTVVFGLYLLYRTGEWALNRLLYENKSFAIEKIEVQTDGIIAVDQLRRWAGVKPGENLLELDLARVRRDLEMVPLVHSASVERILPRTLRICVEEREPIAQVNIPRPNPAGGVGVAIYHLDAEGWVIMPLDPRQLETASNQPSNTLPVVAGVSASELQPGRRITSPPVQAALRLILAFDQSPMAGLVNLRRIDVSSREVLVVTTEQGSVITLGLNDVGHQLDRQLRRWHTIFELGQQTSNAIATLDLAVTNNIPVRWLEASTVLPAAPKPAKPSRSRKKHV
- a CDS encoding D-alanine--D-alanine ligase, encoding MTPARKKLNITVMLGGPSAEREVSLRSGAEVVKALRSMGHVVSEVDPKHGKWKLPKGTDVVFLALHGTYGEDGTVQRRLEELGIAYTGCDPEASRIGFDKFLTKQRCVAAGVPTARFMLIESPAASWPMGWDPPVVLKPARQGSSVGLQFVERVSEWGKALAEAMRHDSQVLMEEKITGRECTVGILGDQTLPLVEVRPKTGIYDYQTKYSAGTTEYFCPAPFDAAMTARIQAVGMGAFKAIGGRDYSRVDVIVQPNGEPVMLEVNTLPGMTETSLLPKAAAAAGISYTELCQRMVDLALKRIHVA
- the murB gene encoding UDP-N-acetylmuramate dehydrogenase; the encoded protein is MPRGAMADQEFSSRAEAAGELAQRVSKATVIRNREPLAKHTTLRVGGSADLYVEPATDLDLAAVLAYCQESSRPVFLLGRGSNLLVRDGGIRGAVICLSHTHFSQIEVADERICCGAGARLRAIAAEAKRHGLAGMEFLEGIPGSVGGALRMNAGAMGSAMFNVVESVRLMSLDGQVRQRAAHELTATYRECSTLKTHIALSAVLRGHSDSRKAIELRMTEYSRKRWQSQPAAPSAGCIFKNPGSIPAGKLIDELGLKGTRVGGAMVSAEHGNFIVNDGTASARDILELIEVIKQRARTERGIELQTEVEIVGE